TTGCTCTCATCATTTTCCTTAGTTCATAACTGCTCTATACGTTCACACACTGAGGTGGCATAGAAAGATTCTTAGGAATTCTAATGTGTATACCACAGCGATGTTATTTACATAGGAGATCTAGCTCATGTTTGAAATTAAAAGTACGGATAAAACTAAAGCTGTTGAGATTATTGGAATCGCTTTCTAGCTTACCAAGTGACAATAGCAAATAATCATTAAAAGTCCCAAATAATGATACTTATTGCTTATTTATACTCTAATACTTAAATGGTTAAACAGAATTTACTCATAGTTAAACAGGGGAATTATTAACTACTTTCAATCCAAGAACCCTATTGGTTATTTAAGACAGTTAGCGATTCTTAACCTGACTGCTTTTTTTTAAGTATCTTTTTTGATTTGAGTATAAATATTACTGGTTTTTGACAACGCAATAAGTAATTATTAAATATTAATTGGAATTATGGAAATAACCTTGTCTAACCTACCAGCTATAGTGGCAGCAGTTACCTTTACGGCGGTAATTGTTTCTATTTTAACAGAACGATTACATTTAACTGTTGCAGCTTTTCTCGGCGCATTAATTTTAATATTCGCTCATGTCATGACTCTTGGTCAGGCAATTGGCTATATTAACCAGAGTCATGCTACGTTAGCTCTGTTTTTTGGAGTTATGGTCTTAGTGAGAGCTTTTGAGCCAACTAATATTTTTGCTTACTTAGGTACGCAGATGGTGGTAATGGCAAAGGGTGAAGGAAAGCGTTTGGTATTAGCGGTAATTGCTATTACTACACCGATCTGTGCGGTATTGCCCAATGCTACTACAGTAATGTTGCTAGCACCTCTACTTCCGCCCATTGCTCAAGAAATAGGTATAGATTTCGTGCCTTTGCTGATTTTGATGGTTTTTGTGGCTAATAGTGCGGGCTTGTTAACTTTAGTTGGCGATCCTGCTACTTTTATTGTCGGAGATTCGATCAATCTCAGTTTTAACGATTATCTCATGAGGTGTAGTTTAGGTGGGGCAGTTGCTGTAGGTACAATTTTGATTTTAGCTCCTTTTTTGTTTCGTGATATCTGGAACAAGAAACTAGATGACATGAATACTTTGCCCCATCCTAAAATTAATCACCCAAAAGTATTGATGTTGGGTGGATTATTGGTAGCCACAGTTTTACTATTTTTCGTGATTGGTGAAAACTTACCTACTCCTATTCCTCCTGCTTCCGTGGCTTTATTAGGGGCAGCGATAGCTTTATTGCTGGCTAGTCAAAGTAAAATCGATACGGTACATAATATACTTAGAGACGTTGACTGGAGTACTCTGCTATTTTTCATGTCTACCTTCGTCTTGATTGGTGGGTTAGAAAAAACAGGAGTAATTAACAGTATTTCAGGAGTCTTAGCCGTTATTTTAGGTCAAAATATCGCTCTAGGTTCAATTGCCTTGCTATTTTTAGTCGGTTTACTATCTAGCGTTGTTCCCAACATTCCCCTAGTAGTAGCAATGGTGCCTCTACTCAAGCAATATCTAGTGAATGTAGACTTAATTGGGCCGCAATTCCTAGAGCCTGGATTTCAAGGGCAATTTCCGCCAGAAGTTTTACCGTTATTCTACGCCATGATGTTTGGTGCTACTTTAGGTGGGAATGGTACTTTGATGGGTGCATCTTCCAATATTGTGGCAGCTGGGGTAGCAGAAATGCATGGCGGTAATATGTCGTTCAAGACATTTTTAAAGTATGGTATACCCACGATGTTTGCGCAGCTAATAACAGCAGCATTGTTCGTTACGGTTGCTTTTCTTATTTAAGAAGATAACACAGCTAATTTATTCACGGCGATCGCGTAAGTTAAGTATATGCGATCGCTATTTTTTAGCTATGAAAGCTAAACGTAAACTCTATGTTAAATAAATACTGCCATCGAAGATTTAGAAGTAGCATAAAAGCTTGAATTAACAAAATAATTTAATCAAAAAAAATAGGATAAAACAGCTGAAACTAAGACACAATATATGGATAATTGCTTAATAACTAAAAATTAATCATGAGTACTCTGCATATTGTTCCTTATCTTGAAAACGAACAAATGACCCATATGGAATTAAAAATAGATTTAGAGTCAAATACTTTTGCATTATTGGTGACGGAATCAGAGCAACCTGGAACGGTTCTGGTTGAAGCTGGCAACAGTTTTATTCAAGAAGAGTTTTTATCAGAACATTATCGCCATGCCCTCGGTAGAACAATGGATAACAAAGTAATATTTGATGCCGATTATTATTTAAATACAATTATTCCTGACTGTGCGACCTATTTAGGCTGTGAACAAATCAAGCTACCCCAGTAAATTGCTGCCAATCTTTTAGCTGATAACTTCGTAAACGAAATAATAGATGCTATACTGACATATGTCACGCGAAATGGGCGAGTGGCGGAATCGGTAGACGCACCACACTCAAAATGTGGCGAGAAATCGTGAGAGTTCGAGTCTCTCTTCGCCCACTCTTGGTAGATTTTACCTATACTGTCATCTGAATGTGGTTTTATCGCTTATCGCGCTTTAAATGCGATCGCCTGAATAACCAGAAATTATAGCCTTACAAAATTAGCTTAAAACAGTCAGAGCGATCGGCTCGTAGGTAGTAGTTAAAGAATTTCAGCTAGTTGCGATCGCAGTTTGAATAGAGCCGTAAAAAATCCTCCCCAGCCATCTAGACTAAGGAGGATAATTTTTGTTCGTATTTAAAGTTAAAAACTAAACGCCTCTTTTAAGAGAAATTTCCACTTGCTTAAATTCTTGATCTAAACGATTTTTAAGCTTCTCGGGCAAAGGGCGATTACCGTAAGAACTATAGTATCCTGCGATCGCATTTAACGCAGTTTGCATGGTAGTAAATGATCTTAAACCAGCAGTTTCACTGTTACGACGATAGCGAGAAGCATAATCGCTAATTTGTTTACGAGCGAGACTAACAACATCTTTTTTGTTAGTGGCATTATCAGGTAATTCAATCGCCGTTCTTAAGTTACTCAAGACAGCAATAGTATCTTCGCGATAATTTCCTGACAGTCCTGAAGGATTAGAACCACAGCCCATTAAACTAATAGAAACTACTAACACCAGAGCTAGTAGACGAGATAAGTATTTTTTGGCAAACATAAATTTTATCAGTAACGATCCCAGATTGCCCTCATATTATCAAGAAACCGTCCCTGATATTTGGCAAAGTTTAATTCATTATTTCATAATTAATTACGCCTACCTACTTATCTAACTATATTGCTCTGGCTAAAATTAACCAAAGCGACCACTGACATACTGTTGGGTTGCTTCTTCTTGAGGATTTTGGAAAATTTGTTCGGTTGGAGCAAATTCAGCTAAATAACCCTGACGATTTCCGCCAGCTACTTCCGTAACGTTAAAGAAGCCAGTATAGTCTGCCACCCGTGATGCCTGCTGCATATTATGGGTTACGATCACGATGGTATATTTTTCTTTGAGCTGATGAATTAATTCTTCTACTTTCAGAGTCGAGATCGGATCGAGAGCAGAACAGGGTTCATCCATCAAGACAACATCAGGCTGAAGGGCAATGGTTCTAGCAATACAGAGCCTTTGCTGTTGACCACCACTCAAAGCCAAACCGCTTTGTTTAAGCTTGTCTTTTACTTCATCCCAAAGTGCTGCACTACGGAGCGATCGCTCTACTAACTCGTCCATGTTGCCTTTATAACCATTGATTCGAGCGCCAAAGGCAATATTGTCATAAATCGACTTAGGGAAAGGATTAGGTCTTTGGAAAACCATCCCGACTTTACGCCGTACTTGAACAGGATCGATATCTTTGCCGTAAAGGTTTTGATCGTTGTAGGTAATTAGCCCTTCAAGGCGAAAAATAGGGATCAGATCGTTGAGGCGATTGTAACAGCGAATGAGAGTACTTTTACCGCAACCTGATGGGCCAATAAAGGCTGTCACTTTGTTTTTGGGGACATTTAAATAAATGCCTTTTACGGCTAAAAAATCACCATAATACACATTTACATTTTCCGCCTGTAAAACCGTTTCAGTTTTATTAGCAGTTTGTTGATCGTAAATCATAAAACTTTATTTGCTCTGTATAATTTAAAAGTCGATCTGTTCTCTAATATTGCCCTTTCCCTCAATCTTACTGGTCGAGGGTTATAACTATTTTAACTTTTCGTTAAGAAGTTTTTTAAGAAGTTTTTAATTGTCATTGAATCTAAATATCTTAAGCTAAATTTGCCCAAATAAATCTATTTGCCAAGGGAATATTTTATCGCCTCTACTTAGCAAAATGAATGTTTTACAAATAGCTAAATTTTTGATTGATAACAGTCAAAGTATTTAAAGTCTTTACTGAATTTATTGATGTCTAATTTCAATTATTGAAGCTGGAAGGGGAAAATAGACAAAAAGACAGACAAAAGAAAAAGGTTTCGGGAGTCTTGCCGTGTTTCGACCCCAAAACCCTCTTCTATTACACTTACTCCTCACACACAATTAAAGTTTACGAAGAATATCTAGTTTGATGCTAATTTCTCATGCCACTTTCTTAACTGTCATATTATTGAGGGTGAGTAGATCGCATCAATCATAGCTAACTAACCACAGAAGGTTCTTGATCCTTACTGGCAAAGAAAGCCTTGAGAATACTTTCTGCCATTTGAGGACTGCTTAAATCCAAACTTGCTTTAGATTCATCTGGAGTAGCATGATCTACCAGAATATCTGGTACGCCAAAGCGTTTGACGGGTACAAGCACATTATGCTCTTGAAAAGCTTCCAAGACAGCCGAACCAAATCCACCCATCAGGCAACCTTCCTCAAAGGTAACTACCTTGCCAATTTGTTGAGCTAGAGGCACGATCAAATCCGTATCTAAAGGCTTCACAAAACGAGCATTGATCACCGTAGCTTCTATACCGTGTTCACTGAGGATCTCTGCGACTTGTAGTGCAGGATAAACCTGAGTCCCATAACCGACTAGGAGTAGATCATCACCACTGCGTAAAATTTCCCCTTTGCCGATTTCTAGAGCCTCCCAGCCTTCGTCCATCAAGGGTACGCCGACACCATTTCCACGAGGATAGCGCATGGCGATCGCTCCATCTTGATAATTAACACCCGTAACTACCATCCGCTGTAATTCGGCTTCATCTTTGGGAGCCATGATCGCAATATTGGGGATGCAGCGCAGATAAGCAATATCATACATTCCCTGGTGAGTTGGCCCATCAGCACCGACAATTCCTGCTCGATCTAGGCAGAAAAATACGGGTAATTTTTGAATGCAAATATCATGAATAATCTGATCGTAAGCGCGCTGAAGGAAAGTCGAATAAATTGCTGCCACTGGCTTCATCCCTTGACTGGCCATCCCTGCTGCTAAAGTAATCGCGTGCTGTTCGGCAATACCCACATCAATATACTGCTGAGGTAATTTGCTCTGAAGCTTATCCAAGCCTGTCCCTGTTGCCATCGCAGCGGTAATGCCGACGATTTTAGCATCGTTCTGGGCTAGGGTAGTTAAAGTATCAGCAAACACCTTGCAGTATTGGGGCGGTTTAGGCTTAGTAGCAGGAGCAGATTTGCCTGTCGCTAAATTAAAGGGACTTTGGGCATGATAACCCACTTGATCTTTTTCGGCGATCGCATAGCCTTTACCCTTAACCGTTGCCACATGAACTAATACTGGGCCAGGAACTTTATGCGCCTGTTTGAAGGTAGTAATTAACTCTTCTAGATTATGACCGTCAATAGGGCCAAAATATTTAAAGCCCAACTCTTCAATAACTGCCCCCACCTTGGGTACAGCGAGGCGTTTCATTCCTTCTTTAACTCGTTCCATTTCTGGAGTTAAAGATTCGCCAAAGAAAGGTAGTTGTTTGAACTGCTCTTCCAAATTATCTGATAAAAACTGAACGGGGGCTGATAAACGGACTTTATTCAGATAGCGAGAAATTGCCCCGACATTGGGGGAGATAGACATTTCATTATCGTTTAACACCACCATGAGGTTAGTGTTGGGCATATGTCCTGCGTGGTTGATCGCTTCTAAAGCCATCCCGCCAGTTAGCGCCCCATCGCCAATAATCGCTACACATTTGAAATCTTCCCCTCTGGCATCTCGCGCCATCGCCATGCCCAACGCTGCTGAAATACTCGTGGAAGCGTGTCCTGCACCAAAATGGTCGAATTTACTTTCCCCAAGCTTGAGATAACCAGCGACCCCATCTTTCTGACGCAGAGTATTAAACTTGTTATACCTCCCTGTCAGTAACTTGTGAGGATATGCCTGATGTCCCACATCCCAAACAACCTTATCGCGATCCAAATCTAGAGTTTGATAAAGAGCAATAGTCAATTCCACTACTCCTAAACCTGGGCCTAGATGACCGCCACTAGTGGCAACTGTTTGTAAATGCTTTTCTCTTATTTGGCGGGCGACATCCTCTAGCTGTCGGAGAGTTAAACCGTGTAACTGATTAGGATGAGTAATTTCGCTTAAATGCATACTGCCGTATTCTCTAATAACAGATTATTTATGTTTTCTCTAAGATCAATTATCCTACTTTCTCCGTACCCTCAAGAGAAATTAGCTACTTTTCCCGATCGCCTAATGATTTGCTGCTTTTTAGCCAATTCATCTTCATTTAAAGGTCAAACTTGGTAGGTAATACTATTCATAGTAGATTAATTTAGTAATTACCCTCGATAAATATAAAGCTATATCAAGATGTGTAAGCTTACTCCGCGCTGAAGCGACGGAGCTTTAGCACTTCGCTGTCAGTGGAATATTTCTGTAGCCCTGAATCTATCGGACAAGCCAATAAATCCGAACCTCGGAGAAGGCTTACAACCCCTCCAATAATTGACAAGATATAGCTTGCATTTTTATCAGCATCACCATGCCACGCACAACCAATATTAGTACACTTAAATCTCTTTCCGCTTCTCAAGCCCAGGTGCATACAAGCATGGCAAGTTTGAGAGCTATATCTGGGACTAACGGGCAGTATCTCAACTCCTTCTATCAACCCTTTGTACTCAAGAAAAGTACGCAACTGATAGAAAGCCCAAGAGTTAGAACGCCGTCTCTCGGTTTTACTTCTGGGTTGTTGGTTAGTTCGCTCTCTAATGCCACTCAAATCTTCAATAGCCACAATGCTATTAGATTTTTTGGCATCCAGGACTATGGTTTTGCTGATAACATGATTGATATGGCGTTGAAATCTTTTCTCCTTGCCCGACAGCCGTTGCAACAGTTGCCGACATCTACGTCTACTACTGCGTGTGCCTTTGGGCGCTTTCTTTTGGAGATTAGCGCGAAGTTTAGAGTACTTATCTCTAACATTACGTATTTCTCTGCCAGACCATTTCTGATTGTTGGAGGTAACAGCTATATCAGTCCGTCCAAAATCAACACCGATTACGTTATCAGCTTGGATTGGTTTTGGCGCATCATCCTTAATTTGAATATGAATATAGTAGCCACCATCTTTATGCTTACAAAGCTGTGCCGAAGTTGGTTTAGTATCTTTGAGTTTCCCAATTTGGTAGTTGCTAGGAACAAGTGGAATATGCTCTCTTCCTCCAACCAAAGTCAGGCTAATAGCCCAATCCTGCTCTCGAAAAGCAAATATTCGGGCATCATAATCCGCCGAAGTTGGCTTAAATTCCTTGACTGGGCGTTTCTTTTGCTTGGCAGTTTTTCTCGAGGCACCAACTCTCGCGCAAGCCCTCACAGTCAAGTTAGCCGACAAGCTGTATTTTTCTCTAATAGTCTGATAAACCTGAGATTGAATAGTAACTTTGCTAGTTATACCTGGTTTAACGAACTGGTTGGCATAGTTACAAGCAGCAGCAAACATCTCAAGAGTAGTATCAATCTTTTTGACTACTTTTTTAGATGGGTTAAGCTTGCAAACTATAGTTAGGACTTGCTTCATAAGAGATATAATATCACATGTGAACACATGAAAATACGACGCGAGGCTTCAGACCCAAATATTTGGTGATGGATTATGGAGCAATCGCCCAATTAAAGTAGTATTTTAGCTCTAATTAGATTTTAAGACCTTTGCTAGCTAACCACTCTGGATTATAAAGCCGAGATTGATATCTAGCTCCCCCATCACAAAGCACCGTCACAATAGTGTGACCAGGGCCCATTTGTTTGGCTAGAGCGATCGCTGCTGCAACATTAATCCCAACCGAGCCACCCATAAATAAGCCTTCTTTATTTAGTAGCTGATAGAGGATACGAATACATTCTTGATCGTCTATTTGAATGGCATCATCCATTGGCGCACCTTCCATATTACCTGTAATGCGACTGTTACCGATGCCTTCGGTAATGGAACTGCCTTCTGGCTTTATTTCTCCAGTCTTAACGTAGCTATATAAACCGCTACCCAGAGGATCGGCTACTACACAGCGAATATGAGGATTTTGCTCTTTAAGGTACATGGCAACTCCAGCATAAGTGCCTCCTGTCCCTGTAGATGTTACCCAAGCATCAACTTTGCCCTCAGTTTGCGACCAAATTTCTACCGCCGTAGTTTCGTAATGTGCCTGACGATTAGCTAGATTTTCAAACTGATTTGCCCAAATGGCATTATCTAATTCTGCTGCTACTCTGCCCGATACTTTGACGTAGTTGTTAGGATTGCTATAAGGTACTGCGGGAACTAGACGAACTTCTGCACCTAAAGTTTTCAGAGTATCAATTTTTTCTTGAGACTGAGTTTCAGGGATAATAATCAGGCACTTATAACCTTTGGCATTGCAAATATGAGCCAAACCAATACCTGTATTGCCTGCTGTTCCTTCAACAACTGTCCCACCTGGCTTAAGCAGTCCTTTGCGTTCCGCATCTTCAATAATATATAAAGCTGCTCGATCTTTAACAGAGCCACCAGGATTGAGAAATTCTGCTTTACCCAAAATTTCACAGCCTGTCTCATCGCTAAAACTATTAAGGCGGATTAGTGGGGTGTTGCCCACTGTCGCGACAACACCGTTCTTGATATCCATACTCATCAAAATTAAATAAATCGACTCTCTAGTATTTTAGATTACCTGAATTTTGATTCTGGTTGAATTATTCGTTGACGGTTTCGTGATGTCCTTCGGCAATTAGTTTTGGTTTGACGTAAAGGTTTTCCAGCAGTACACCCATTCCCGCTACCCAAGGCGGAACTATTAAAGCGCCAATAATACCCAACACCTGTGCGCCTCCCAGCACCGCTAGCAATTGATAAAGAGGCGGAACTTTAACCGAGTTACCTACTAATAGAGGATCTAGCACGTAGGTTTCCAGATTCTGCACAATTATAAATAGCAGCAGCACCCAAATAAAGGTGATTCCACCCTGAGCAGTTGCCACAATCAAGGCGGGAACTGCCCCTAAAATTGGGCCAAAAAAGGGAATCAGGTTCGTAAATCCTGCAATCACTCCTAAACCCAAAGCTAATTCTGACAAGCCTAAAAACCTTAAGCTGATACTAATAACTATGCCTAAGATAGCCGATACTAAAATCCTCCCCTGAATATAGCCGCCCATTCTGCTACCGACTGGCTCAATTTGCATCGCCAAGCGTTTATTCCAAGGTTTAGGAAAGAGATTGATAATATCTGCTAGTAGTTGCTTAGAACCCGACAGCATATAGGCTGATAGCAACAATGCGAGCAAGGCACTCAAAACGCCACCAATAATGCCCCTAGTCAGGCTAAAAGAGCGTACCACTAACTGTTGACTAGAACGAATTGCCCAGGCGGTTAATCCCTGAACATCTAACAACTGGTTAATAATATCGGGTGCGCCTGTTTCGTTGATGCCAAAACGGAAAATAAATTCCCCTAACAGCGACTGCAACGCCTCTAGATAGATAGGAAACTTACCAATTAAGATCTCAATCTGCTGTACCACTGTTGGCCCTACAATCAATCCAAACCCCGTCAAGGTAGCAATTAAGCCTGCATAGACTAATAAGACGGCTAAAAATCGAGGAGTTCCCAAATTTTGAGTCATGTTGACTATCGGCGACAAGGTAGCAGCAAGCACTACTGAAATCATCAAGACAACTATCAAACTCCTTAATTGCCATAAAAGAATTAGGAGTAAAGGTAGAGTAATTAATAAAACTAGATTGGTGATGGAGAGAGAAATCTGTCTATTGTTCATGTAGTCTTAGCGATCGCGAATTGGGAAAAATATGATTGCACGTTCCGCTAACTATTAAATTAACAACTGCTGAGATATTTTTGGCACAATAACGAATTCGCGATCGCTCTCAATCCAAAAAAAGGCGCTCAAAGGCGATCGCCTTCCACTTCAATTATTCAATCTACATCTAAGCTATCAGTAGCAGGGGATCGATCTGTTTTTTCACTTTGGCTATCTCTGACCAAAAAGTCGGGACTTTCAGCGATCGGCCGAATACCATCTTCTTCAAAAGTATCTGCTATCTCAATCTCTCCACTAGCGATCGGGCGAATGCCATCTTCTTCAAATGTTTTGTGATCTTGTTGTTTATTCATAATCAAAGATTTTAAGCTGCTATAGATAGGGTAATAGCAACATATCTGTTAATTTTACATAGCGAATCTAACTAAGGTATTAATCATATTTTATCTTTGTCGATGATTATTAGTTATAAATTAATCTAGCAGAATTATCAGTTTTTATTAATAATATTAAAGGCTCGTTAATGAATAAAGTATGGGCAATATTTAAGTAATAAATTTATTGTTCAAATCTACTATCAAGCTTTTGTATCTTGACATATGACTTATAATAAATGGTTAAATTTGTTAACTAAAATGCAGGTTTGTCATGAATAGCGCCGAGAAAAACATATCTGATTTTTACAATACTGTTGGTTGGGAATCAAAAGAAGAAGTATACGAAGATACCAAAAGATTTGAAGATTTAAGAGAATTGGCTCAAGAATATAACGACAAATGCCGACTTAGAGTAGCCAGGCATATTCCTGCTCAGGGAGATAAAATGCTTGATATGGCATCTGGGCCGATTCCCTACAAGGAATACCTAGATTATTCCCAAAATTTTCAGCAACGGTATTGTGTGGACTTATCGGCAAAAGCTTTAGCAGATGCGAAAAAAAAGATTGGTGACAAGGGTGTATTTTTGCATGGTAGTTTTTTTGAGCTTGAACTAGAAGAAAATCTTTTCGATTGTGCGATTAGTCTTCACACTATTTATCATATGGATAAAGAAAAGCAAGAAGAAGCAATCAGAAAGCTAATGACAGTAACTAAACCAGGTCAACCAGTAATTATTGTTTATCGAAATCCTCATACCTTAATTGAATATTTCGTGTCGCCACTGCGGAAGCTGAAGCAAGCATGGAAAAAGTTGAGTAGTAACACCACTAATGAAACTCCACTATATGCCTTTGCTTATCCAATTAACTGGTGGGAAAGGTTTCGTGATGAAGCCGAGGTGGAGATTCTGCCTTGGCGTTCATTTTATGCGCCACATCAAAAAATCTTGATCCCCAACAATCAGCTGGGGTCGAAAATATTTACTCTTCTATACAATCTTGAGGAAAAATTTCCCAATTTCTTTGTTAAACATTTTCAGTATCCGATGATTATCCTCAGAAAAAAAGATAATACTTTAACGTAAAGTGAGTCGTCATCAACAAAATCAACGATTAAGAGAACTCGCCCAGGTATTTTTGCGCCTGGGCGCGATCGCCTTTGGAGGCCCTGCTGCTCACATTGCCATGATGGATGATGAGGTGGTCAAACGTCGGCGGTGGCTGAGTCGAGAGGATTTACTAGATTTAATTGGGATAACTAATTTACTTCCTGGCCCTAACTCCACAGAATTAGCGATTCATATTGGCTATGAACGAGCGGGATGGGCTGGTTTATTGGTAGCGGGAAGTTGCTTTATTTTACCTGCCATGATTTTGGTCTGGTTGTTGGCAATAGTTTATGTCCGCTATCAAACTGTACCCCAAGTAGAATGGTTGCTTTACGGAATTAAACCAGTGATTATGGCGATCGTGCTTCAGGCATTATGGAAGCTGGGTAAAAAAGCCGCCAAAGATACGCCGACTACAGTTGCGGGAATTATGGCGATCGCTGCTTATTTTGCTGGACTTAACGAAATTTTGTTGTTGCTCCTCATCGGAATTGTCGTGATGCTAATTAAAAACTGGCAAAATGGCGAGCGCACAACTAACGGTTTATATTTATTGCCATTGTCAGAAATGCTGGCATTAGGATTAGGAGGAGCGACAACCGCCGTCTCAATTGGCTGGGTCAGTGTCTTTTGGTTTTTTCTCAAAATTGGCAGTATTCTCTATGGCAGTGGTTATGTATTACTTGTATTTTTGCAACGGGATTTAGTCGAACGCAATCATTGGCTAACCTCTCAACAACTTTTAGATGCTGTGGCAATCGGACAGGTTACACCAGGCCCTGTATTAACTACCGCCACTTTTGTGGGCTATCTGCTGGCAGGGAACGCAGGAGCGATCGCGGGAACATTAGGTATATTTTTGCCTGCTTTTGTGCTGGTGGGGATAGTCAATCCTTGGGTGAGGACATTACGTCAATCTCCTTGGACTGGAGGATTTTTAGATGGTGTCAATGCTGCATCCTTGGGATTGATGGTAGGAGTTACTTATACTTTAGGACGTGCTGCAATTGTAGACTGGTTGACTATAATAGTGGCAGTTTTCAGTGCGATCGCCGTATTTCAATTTAAAATCAATTCTGCTTGGTTAGTAATTGCGGGAGGAGCGATCGCGGTTATTTTACATTTATTGGGCTGGATTAGTTAACAAAATTACTAACTTTTGGTCTTTCTAGCCAGTTAATTGCAGCCTAACAACCAACTATCAACATTACTAAAATTAAAAAAGGTATTAAACTGTAGTAATTTATTTTTTCGCCCAAGATTAACATGGAATCCATACTAAGCAATGCCTTTGAAGCATTTAATCAACATAGTGGTTGGATTGTTTGGAACTTATTCTTAGCTTTTATTCCTCTAGCTCTCAGCTTTTGGTTATTTACTAAACCTCAGACAAAGCGTGGCTCTAAACTACATCGGCGATCGCTTCTATGGTGGGCTGGCTTGATTGTTTTTATCGCTTTTTTGCCTAATGCTCCCTATTTGCTCACTGATATCATACATTTAATTGAGGCAATTCGTGCAGGTTATTCAATTTGGATTACTACTTTAATTTTTATTCCCTTACATTTATTTGCCATATTTCTTGGTTGGGAATCCTATGTAATTTCTGTACTGAATCAAAGTCGTTATCTGGAAAAACAAGGTGCCAAAAAATTTGTTTTAATTAGTGAAATTTTGGTTCATGCTCTATCTGCCGTGGGAATTTATCTGGGTAGATTTCTGCGCTTTAATAGTTGGGATTTTGTGACCAAGCCTGATATTGTCTTAGTTTCCACTATCGACAATTTAACTGATAAAAAACCTTTAGTGGTAATAATGATTACCTTTGCTATTTTGACTATACTTTATTGGTTAACCAAACAAGTTACTTTAGGTATTTTGTGG
The genomic region above belongs to Pleurocapsa minor HA4230-MV1 and contains:
- a CDS encoding DUF1361 domain-containing protein — its product is MESILSNAFEAFNQHSGWIVWNLFLAFIPLALSFWLFTKPQTKRGSKLHRRSLLWWAGLIVFIAFLPNAPYLLTDIIHLIEAIRAGYSIWITTLIFIPLHLFAIFLGWESYVISVLNQSRYLEKQGAKKFVLISEILVHALSAVGIYLGRFLRFNSWDFVTKPDIVLVSTIDNLTDKKPLVVIMITFAILTILYWLTKQVTLGILWRIRNYK
- a CDS encoding AI-2E family transporter, with the protein product MNNRQISLSITNLVLLITLPLLLILLWQLRSLIVVLMISVVLAATLSPIVNMTQNLGTPRFLAVLLVYAGLIATLTGFGLIVGPTVVQQIEILIGKFPIYLEALQSLLGEFIFRFGINETGAPDIINQLLDVQGLTAWAIRSSQQLVVRSFSLTRGIIGGVLSALLALLLSAYMLSGSKQLLADIINLFPKPWNKRLAMQIEPVGSRMGGYIQGRILVSAILGIVISISLRFLGLSELALGLGVIAGFTNLIPFFGPILGAVPALIVATAQGGITFIWVLLLFIIVQNLETYVLDPLLVGNSVKVPPLYQLLAVLGGAQVLGIIGALIVPPWVAGMGVLLENLYVKPKLIAEGHHETVNE
- a CDS encoding chromate transporter, which translates into the protein MSRHQQNQRLRELAQVFLRLGAIAFGGPAAHIAMMDDEVVKRRRWLSREDLLDLIGITNLLPGPNSTELAIHIGYERAGWAGLLVAGSCFILPAMILVWLLAIVYVRYQTVPQVEWLLYGIKPVIMAIVLQALWKLGKKAAKDTPTTVAGIMAIAAYFAGLNEILLLLLIGIVVMLIKNWQNGERTTNGLYLLPLSEMLALGLGGATTAVSIGWVSVFWFFLKIGSILYGSGYVLLVFLQRDLVERNHWLTSQQLLDAVAIGQVTPGPVLTTATFVGYLLAGNAGAIAGTLGIFLPAFVLVGIVNPWVRTLRQSPWTGGFLDGVNAASLGLMVGVTYTLGRAAIVDWLTIIVAVFSAIAVFQFKINSAWLVIAGGAIAVILHLLGWIS
- a CDS encoding class I SAM-dependent methyltransferase, whose protein sequence is MNSAEKNISDFYNTVGWESKEEVYEDTKRFEDLRELAQEYNDKCRLRVARHIPAQGDKMLDMASGPIPYKEYLDYSQNFQQRYCVDLSAKALADAKKKIGDKGVFLHGSFFELELEENLFDCAISLHTIYHMDKEKQEEAIRKLMTVTKPGQPVIIVYRNPHTLIEYFVSPLRKLKQAWKKLSSNTTNETPLYAFAYPINWWERFRDEAEVEILPWRSFYAPHQKILIPNNQLGSKIFTLLYNLEEKFPNFFVKHFQYPMIILRKKDNTLT